A portion of the Desulfurispora thermophila DSM 16022 genome contains these proteins:
- the pyrE gene encoding orotate phosphoribosyltransferase, with the protein MQIFHETGALLEGHFLLSSGRHSDRYFQCARVLQYPDHAERLCRELVSKINLPELQVVTAPALGGIIAGYEVARALGVRSIFAERENGRMTLRRGFGIAPGERVLVVEDVVTTGGSVREVMQVVREAGGQVVGVGTLVDRSGGRVDFGVPLWSLVQMEVQTFAPDECPLCRQGLPLVKPGSRQQPGA; encoded by the coding sequence ATGCAAATTTTTCATGAGACCGGTGCCCTGCTGGAAGGGCACTTTCTGCTCAGCTCGGGCCGGCACAGCGACCGCTATTTTCAGTGCGCCCGGGTTTTGCAGTACCCGGACCATGCTGAAAGACTATGCCGGGAACTGGTCAGTAAAATCAATTTGCCAGAACTGCAGGTGGTGACGGCACCGGCGCTGGGGGGTATCATTGCCGGGTACGAGGTAGCCAGGGCGCTGGGGGTGCGCAGCATCTTTGCCGAGCGGGAAAACGGCCGCATGACTCTGCGGCGCGGCTTTGGCATTGCGCCGGGGGAAAGGGTGCTGGTGGTGGAAGACGTGGTAACTACCGGCGGTTCGGTGCGGGAAGTGATGCAGGTGGTGCGCGAGGCCGGTGGCCAGGTGGTCGGCGTGGGTACACTGGTGGACCGCAGCGGCGGCCGGGTGGATTTCGGCGTACCGCTGTGGTCGCTGGTGCAAATGGAGGTACAGACCTTTGCGCCGGATGAGTGCCCGCTCTGCCGCCAGGGTCTGCCTTTGGTCAAGCCGGGCAGCCGTCAGCAGCCGGGGGCTTAG
- the dapF gene encoding diaminopimelate epimerase → MQFIKMHGLGNDFVIVDWLGQSGLPCREEDLGDLARRVCDRHFGIGADGLVLLRRSQRADVFMQIINSDGSEAEMCGNAIRCVALYLYKRGIVSNRLMAVETRAGIMRPEVVCAPDGSVTGVRVDMGEPRLERGQIPMQGPPGRVIDEPLSVAGQEFRITCVSMGNPHCVIFVPELDRVPLSDWGPQVETHAAFPSKTNVEFVQVLSRDEVRMRVWERGAGPTLACGTGACATAVAASLNGLTGRRVKVNLLAGALDIHWAEDGRVYMTGPATEVFTGVYIDTVLHI, encoded by the coding sequence TTGCAGTTTATCAAAATGCATGGACTGGGCAATGATTTCGTGATTGTGGACTGGCTGGGGCAATCGGGATTACCCTGTCGAGAAGAGGACTTGGGTGACCTGGCCCGGCGGGTGTGTGACAGGCATTTCGGGATCGGGGCGGACGGGCTGGTTTTATTGCGTCGGTCCCAGCGCGCCGATGTTTTTATGCAAATCATCAACTCGGACGGCAGTGAAGCCGAAATGTGCGGCAATGCCATCCGCTGTGTAGCCTTGTATTTATACAAACGGGGCATTGTGTCGAACCGGCTGATGGCGGTAGAAACCAGAGCCGGCATCATGCGACCCGAAGTGGTCTGTGCTCCGGACGGCAGTGTGACCGGAGTGCGGGTGGACATGGGTGAGCCCCGCCTGGAACGCGGGCAAATCCCCATGCAGGGACCACCCGGCCGGGTGATTGACGAACCTCTGTCTGTAGCCGGTCAGGAGTTTAGAATTACCTGTGTCTCCATGGGCAACCCGCACTGTGTAATCTTTGTGCCCGAGCTGGACCGGGTGCCCCTGAGTGACTGGGGGCCGCAGGTGGAAACCCACGCTGCTTTCCCCAGCAAGACCAATGTGGAGTTTGTTCAGGTGCTCAGCCGGGATGAAGTGCGGATGCGGGTCTGGGAGCGGGGAGCCGGTCCCACCCTGGCCTGCGGTACCGGGGCCTGCGCCACGGCCGTGGCGGCCAGCTTAAATGGCCTGACCGGCCGGCGGGTAAAGGTCAACCTGTTGGCCGGGGCGCTGGATATCCACTGGGCGGAAGACGGCCGCGTATACATGACCGGCCCGGCCACCGAAGTGTTCACGGGGGTGTATATCGACACTGTGCTGCATATTTGA
- a CDS encoding GGDEF domain-containing protein, giving the protein MMVADVMITQVITVGSGVSVASAVQLMDEHNISCLPVLEEGRLVGIITARDVRNAHPNRLVADAMTAQPLCVAPDDSLEKALRLLNEKSIEKLPVVQGDRLIGMVTRDELRVFQATLIDWLTGLPRVPYVYLVGKKYLEQGQDFSIIFIDLDNFGAIDKKVGHAQADRLLQSFAKFLQNTIDPMLDKLARYAGDEFVILTFRSLDAAAFLARKIIQHCRDGRWDYGVNLSCSAGISHFSGRNHRGSPDELLGEIINVASLASTRAKKMAQHVCVVSSGSL; this is encoded by the coding sequence ATGATGGTGGCCGATGTGATGATCACGCAGGTGATTACAGTGGGCTCAGGGGTCAGTGTGGCTTCCGCCGTGCAGCTTATGGACGAACATAACATCAGCTGCCTGCCAGTGCTGGAAGAGGGGCGCCTGGTGGGCATTATTACCGCCCGCGATGTGCGCAACGCCCACCCCAACCGTCTGGTGGCCGATGCCATGACAGCACAGCCGCTGTGCGTGGCTCCCGATGATTCGCTGGAGAAAGCCCTGCGTTTGTTGAATGAAAAGTCCATAGAGAAACTCCCTGTTGTGCAGGGCGACCGGCTGATTGGTATGGTTACCCGGGACGAGTTGCGTGTTTTTCAAGCCACATTAATTGATTGGCTGACTGGCTTGCCCAGAGTTCCTTATGTCTATCTTGTCGGTAAAAAATATTTGGAGCAGGGTCAGGATTTTTCAATTATCTTTATTGATCTGGACAACTTTGGGGCCATTGATAAAAAAGTCGGACATGCTCAGGCCGACAGGTTGTTGCAAAGCTTTGCCAAATTTTTGCAAAATACAATTGATCCAATGTTGGACAAATTGGCGCGCTATGCCGGGGACGAGTTTGTGATCCTGACCTTCCGCTCCTTGGATGCAGCCGCCTTTCTGGCCCGCAAAATTATCCAGCATTGCCGTGATGGGCGTTGGGACTATGGTGTGAACTTGAGTTGCAGTGCCGGGATAAGTCATTTTTCCGGCCGGAACCACAGGGGTTCCCCTGACGAACTGCTGGGGGAGATTATCAATGTGGCCAGTCTGGCTTCCACCCGGGCCAAAAAGATGGCCCAGCATGTCTGTGTGGTTAGCAGCGGTTCTCTTTAA
- a CDS encoding calcium-translocating P-type ATPase, SERCA-type, with amino-acid sequence MPSQWHMLTGEEVARMLAVDQSQGLGEKEAEARYREVGPNDLPRQQGVPLWQMFFNQFKDFMVLVLLAATAISGLLGEYADAVTIMLIVVFNAILGVLQEFRAEKSLAALQKLTAPEARVVRNGQEKKILAARLVPGDIVLLEAGDRVPADVRLLQTAQLEVEESILTGESLPVRKDPATTGSGVGERRNMVFMGTMVTRGRGRGIVVATGPATEMGQIARLLAGAQHEPTPLQRRLAQLGGYLVGFCLLICAAVVVLGVYRGEPLYNMFLAGVSLAVAAIPEGLPAIVTVVLAVGVQRMARRQAIVRKLPAVETLGCATVICADKTGTITQNKMQVRQVVTAGGSVAEITGQGYEPRGQLKFLRGRESRDWQLLMKAAALCNNAVLKRGGLSISGFFRGRAAGQYDGWQVQGDPTEGALLVMAARCGFWREKLVRPEEIVAELPFESERKRMTVLVREKTGLVAYTKGAPDVLLELCTHACRGEQIVPLTEDVKQQIMQQHSGMAAGALRVLAFAWRALPSADMELSPENVERQMVFLGMAGMYDPPRPQVGGAVALCRRAGIKTVMITGDHRLTAQAVAQEIGLMGRGDQILTGQELDRLPDHELSARAEKVSVYARVTPQHKLRIVRALQENGHVVAMTGDGVNDAPAVKKADIGIAMGQSGTDVTREAAGMVLADDDFSTIVAAVEEGRGIYDNIRKFIRYLLSCNVGEVLVMFVAVLAGLPLPLLPMQILWMNLVTDGLPAMALGMDPYDRDIMFRPPRHPRENIFTGGLGWRILGSGVLIAAGTLLVFALAWYQSKQLDLARTMAFNTLVFFQLFYVFSCRSEYHSIWEVGLTSNPYLLLAVAISAALQLLVNYVPLLQRLFHVVPLHPVQWGLVVAVTLLPLLLGTVYRTLQKRLKEKIMYLRV; translated from the coding sequence ATGCCCAGTCAGTGGCACATGTTAACCGGAGAGGAAGTCGCCCGCATGCTGGCTGTGGATCAATCCCAGGGGCTGGGTGAAAAAGAAGCCGAGGCGCGTTATAGAGAGGTTGGTCCCAACGATCTGCCCCGCCAGCAGGGTGTGCCCCTGTGGCAAATGTTTTTCAACCAGTTCAAGGATTTCATGGTGCTGGTTCTGCTGGCGGCCACCGCCATTTCCGGCTTGCTGGGGGAATATGCTGATGCGGTCACCATTATGTTGATAGTGGTGTTCAATGCCATCCTGGGCGTGCTGCAGGAGTTCCGGGCGGAAAAGTCCCTGGCCGCCCTGCAGAAGTTGACAGCTCCCGAAGCCCGGGTGGTCCGGAACGGCCAGGAAAAGAAGATCCTGGCCGCCCGCCTGGTGCCGGGTGATATTGTCCTGCTGGAGGCCGGGGACAGGGTGCCGGCCGATGTACGGCTTTTACAGACAGCCCAGCTGGAGGTGGAGGAATCCATTTTGACCGGTGAATCGCTTCCGGTGCGCAAGGATCCGGCCACTACCGGCAGCGGTGTGGGCGAACGCCGCAACATGGTCTTTATGGGCACTATGGTTACCCGGGGCCGGGGCCGGGGTATTGTGGTGGCCACCGGTCCGGCCACCGAGATGGGGCAAATCGCCCGCCTGCTGGCCGGGGCGCAGCATGAGCCCACGCCGCTGCAACGACGGTTGGCCCAACTGGGCGGATATCTGGTTGGTTTTTGCCTGCTGATCTGCGCGGCGGTGGTGGTGCTGGGGGTTTACCGGGGCGAGCCGCTCTATAACATGTTCCTGGCCGGAGTCAGCCTGGCGGTGGCCGCTATTCCGGAAGGATTGCCGGCCATTGTTACTGTAGTGCTGGCGGTGGGAGTACAGCGTATGGCCCGCCGCCAGGCCATTGTGCGCAAATTGCCGGCCGTGGAAACACTGGGCTGCGCCACCGTGATCTGCGCTGACAAAACCGGTACCATTACTCAGAACAAAATGCAGGTGCGACAGGTGGTTACTGCGGGCGGCAGCGTGGCCGAAATCACGGGGCAGGGGTATGAGCCGCGCGGTCAGCTCAAATTTTTGCGGGGGCGGGAAAGCAGGGATTGGCAATTGTTAATGAAGGCGGCGGCGCTTTGCAACAACGCCGTGTTGAAAAGGGGTGGACTGTCCATAAGCGGGTTTTTCCGCGGCCGGGCGGCCGGGCAGTACGATGGCTGGCAGGTGCAGGGCGACCCCACCGAGGGTGCGCTGCTGGTGATGGCGGCCCGCTGCGGTTTCTGGCGGGAAAAGCTGGTCCGGCCGGAAGAAATAGTGGCTGAGTTGCCATTTGAATCGGAAAGAAAGAGAATGACTGTGCTGGTGAGGGAAAAGACCGGGCTGGTGGCCTACACCAAAGGGGCGCCCGATGTTTTGCTGGAACTGTGCACTCACGCCTGCCGGGGGGAGCAAATTGTCCCGCTGACAGAGGACGTCAAACAACAAATCATGCAGCAGCACAGTGGGATGGCGGCTGGTGCTTTACGCGTGCTGGCCTTCGCCTGGCGGGCCTTGCCGTCCGCCGATATGGAACTTTCCCCGGAAAATGTGGAGCGCCAGATGGTGTTTCTGGGTATGGCCGGTATGTACGACCCGCCGCGGCCCCAGGTGGGCGGGGCGGTGGCCCTCTGCCGCCGGGCGGGCATAAAGACCGTGATGATCACGGGTGATCACAGATTGACGGCGCAGGCCGTGGCTCAGGAGATTGGCCTTATGGGGCGTGGCGACCAGATCCTGACCGGTCAGGAGCTGGACCGGCTGCCCGACCACGAACTGAGCGCGCGGGCGGAGAAGGTCAGCGTGTATGCCCGGGTGACACCGCAGCACAAGTTGCGCATTGTGCGGGCCCTGCAGGAAAACGGCCATGTGGTGGCCATGACCGGGGACGGTGTGAATGATGCTCCGGCGGTGAAAAAAGCCGATATTGGCATCGCTATGGGGCAGTCGGGCACCGATGTGACGCGGGAAGCGGCCGGCATGGTGCTGGCCGACGATGACTTTTCCACCATTGTGGCCGCGGTGGAAGAAGGGCGCGGTATTTATGACAACATCCGCAAGTTCATCCGTTATTTGCTGTCCTGCAATGTGGGCGAAGTGCTGGTGATGTTTGTGGCCGTACTGGCCGGTCTGCCGCTGCCTCTCTTGCCCATGCAAATACTCTGGATGAATCTGGTCACCGACGGGCTGCCGGCCATGGCGCTGGGTATGGATCCCTACGACCGGGACATTATGTTCCGGCCGCCCCGCCATCCGCGGGAAAACATCTTTACCGGGGGATTGGGCTGGCGGATCCTGGGTAGCGGCGTCCTGATCGCAGCGGGTACTTTGCTGGTCTTCGCTCTGGCCTGGTATCAGTCCAAACAGCTGGATCTGGCCCGCACCATGGCTTTCAATACGCTGGTCTTCTTCCAGTTGTTCTACGTTTTCAGTTGTCGCTCGGAGTACCACAGCATCTGGGAAGTGGGTTTGACCAGCAATCCCTACCTGCTGCTGGCCGTGGCCATCTCGGCTGCTCTGCAACTGCTGGTGAATTACGTTCCCCTGCTGCAGCGTCTTTTCCATGTGGTACCCCTGCACCCCGTCCAATGGGGGCTGGTCGTAGCCGTTACTCTGTTACCGCTTCTACTGGGTACAGTATACAGAACACTGCAAAAACGCCTGAAAGAAAAAATTATGTACTTGCGGGTCTAA
- a CDS encoding Rqc2 family fibronectin-binding protein, with amino-acid sequence MPFDSLVLAAVCRELDQTITGYRIDRVFQPSGEEVHLLLHSPRGNARLLLSAHARLARVHLTKHNKPNPVSPPAFCMLLRKHLEGGRITGVTQQGLDRVLLITIEALDDLGRLVEKKLVCEIMGKHSNIILLDDRQQIIDGIRRYSHSVSRHREVLPGRPYIAPPAQPKAHPLNLEEEQFAALLLERDWQLPVPAALQQILDGVSPALAREICFRAGLEPNALIEHCGQYEITSLWRTGREIFSHAAAGRFEPCLAWQKKKPLDFAAVRLTHLTGCRLQAEDSMMQVIDTYYHWMEKQEKTASLKQSLLAFTRREIARLEKKIALQQESLRAAEEADKWRIYGELVTANLYRLQKGDRVLEAENYYQPDCPLVSIPLDPQLTPARNAQAFFKKYNKARATQQAATTQLSQSRSELAYLREVETAINLAEEPETLQQIRQELVEEGYLAPESSDPRTRKNEKASSLQPQPIKIFLPEGLSVLVGKNNRQNDFITMRLARPEDIWLHAKDIPGAHVIIRTEGKPVPASALLQAACLAAHFSQAREATTVPVDYTQRKNVRKPKGAKPGYVIYEEQKTLYVRPDPDLVEKLLSNEISPD; translated from the coding sequence ATGCCTTTCGACTCTCTTGTCCTGGCGGCGGTGTGCCGCGAACTGGATCAGACCATCACAGGCTACCGCATTGACCGGGTATTTCAACCGTCCGGTGAAGAAGTTCACCTGCTGCTGCACTCGCCCCGCGGTAACGCGCGATTGCTTCTGTCCGCCCACGCCCGGTTAGCCCGGGTGCATTTAACAAAACACAACAAACCCAACCCGGTTTCGCCGCCCGCCTTTTGCATGCTTCTGCGCAAACATCTGGAAGGCGGCCGCATCACCGGCGTCACCCAGCAGGGGCTGGACAGGGTTTTGCTCATCACCATTGAAGCGCTGGACGACCTGGGCCGTCTGGTGGAAAAAAAGCTGGTCTGCGAGATCATGGGCAAGCACAGCAACATCATCCTGCTGGACGACCGGCAGCAGATCATCGACGGTATCCGCCGCTATTCTCACAGCGTCAGCCGGCACCGGGAGGTGCTGCCGGGCAGGCCGTACATCGCTCCGCCCGCCCAGCCCAAAGCACATCCTTTAAACCTGGAAGAAGAGCAGTTTGCCGCTTTGTTGCTGGAAAGGGACTGGCAGCTTCCCGTTCCCGCCGCCCTGCAACAAATACTGGACGGCGTCAGCCCCGCCCTGGCCAGGGAGATTTGCTTCCGGGCCGGGCTGGAGCCAAATGCTCTTATTGAACACTGCGGCCAGTACGAAATAACCTCGCTCTGGCGCACCGGGCGGGAAATTTTTTCCCACGCCGCCGCCGGCCGGTTTGAGCCCTGCCTGGCCTGGCAGAAAAAAAAGCCGCTGGACTTCGCCGCCGTCCGGCTCACCCACCTCACCGGCTGCCGCCTGCAGGCAGAGGATAGCATGATGCAGGTCATTGATACATACTATCACTGGATGGAAAAACAGGAAAAAACGGCCAGCTTAAAGCAGTCCCTGCTGGCCTTTACCCGGCGGGAAATAGCCCGGCTGGAGAAAAAAATCGCCCTGCAGCAGGAAAGCCTGCGCGCGGCCGAAGAGGCGGACAAATGGCGCATCTACGGTGAGCTGGTAACGGCCAATCTCTACCGCCTGCAAAAGGGTGACCGGGTGCTGGAGGCGGAAAATTATTACCAACCCGATTGCCCGCTGGTCAGCATCCCACTGGATCCACAGCTGACACCGGCCCGAAATGCCCAAGCCTTTTTTAAAAAATACAACAAGGCCCGGGCCACTCAACAGGCGGCCACCACCCAGCTCAGCCAGTCCCGCAGTGAACTGGCCTATTTGCGAGAAGTGGAAACCGCGATAAACCTGGCCGAAGAGCCGGAAACCCTGCAGCAGATCCGCCAGGAACTGGTGGAAGAAGGGTACCTGGCACCGGAAAGCAGCGACCCCAGAACCAGAAAAAACGAGAAAGCATCGTCCCTGCAACCCCAGCCCATAAAAATTTTCCTGCCTGAAGGCCTGAGCGTTTTAGTGGGCAAAAACAACCGGCAAAACGACTTCATCACCATGCGCCTGGCCCGGCCGGAGGACATCTGGCTGCATGCCAAAGATATCCCCGGGGCACATGTGATCATCCGCACGGAAGGCAAACCCGTACCCGCATCCGCCCTGCTACAGGCCGCCTGCCTGGCCGCCCATTTCAGCCAGGCGCGGGAAGCCACCACGGTACCCGTGGACTACACCCAGCGCAAAAATGTGCGCAAACCGAAAGGGGCCAAACCGGGTTATGTCATATATGAGGAACAGAAAACCCTCTATGTCCGCCCGGACCCCGACCTGGTGGAAAAGCTCTTGAGCAATGAAATCTCGCCAGACTAA
- a CDS encoding pyridoxal phosphate-dependent aminotransferase, with amino-acid sequence MNLAQRALGISPSPTLSIDAKAKKMIAQGLDVINFGVGEPDFDTPQHIKDAAMEAIQKGMTKYTAVAGTDQLKQAIVAKFKQDNGLDYQPGQIVVSCGAKHSLYNAFQVLCQPGDEVILPAPYWVSYLEQIKLAGAQPVIVNTRQENDFKLTVAELEAAITPRTRLIILNSPSNPTGSVYTRQELAALGEVLVKHKIAIISDEIYEKLIYDGLEHVSIASLSPELKEQTVVINGVSKSYAMTGWRIGYAAAPAAVAKAMADLQSHSTSNPTSIAQAASVAALTGTQQPLQDMLREFNRRRDFMLERIRQIPGVQCRQPGGAFYLFPDVSSYFGKSYRGRVVSSASDLADLLLEEARVALVPGIAFGDDRFIRLSYATSMEKIAQGLERIAALLDGIK; translated from the coding sequence ATGAACCTAGCACAGCGCGCCCTGGGCATCAGCCCTTCTCCCACCCTGTCTATTGACGCCAAAGCCAAGAAAATGATTGCCCAGGGGCTGGACGTCATCAACTTCGGCGTGGGCGAACCCGATTTTGACACGCCGCAGCACATCAAGGACGCAGCCATGGAAGCTATTCAGAAGGGCATGACCAAGTACACGGCCGTGGCGGGTACCGACCAGCTCAAGCAGGCCATTGTGGCCAAGTTCAAGCAAGACAACGGGTTGGACTACCAGCCGGGGCAGATTGTGGTTTCCTGTGGCGCCAAGCATTCCCTGTACAACGCCTTTCAAGTGCTTTGCCAGCCCGGTGATGAAGTGATTCTGCCCGCTCCCTACTGGGTCAGCTATCTGGAGCAGATCAAACTGGCCGGGGCGCAGCCGGTGATTGTGAACACTCGCCAGGAAAACGACTTCAAACTGACCGTGGCCGAGCTGGAGGCGGCCATTACGCCCCGCACGCGCCTGATCATTCTGAACAGCCCTTCCAACCCCACCGGTTCGGTTTATACACGGCAGGAACTGGCAGCGCTGGGTGAAGTGCTGGTCAAGCATAAAATAGCTATTATATCTGACGAGATATATGAAAAGCTGATCTATGACGGGCTGGAGCATGTGAGCATTGCCTCCTTGAGTCCGGAACTGAAGGAGCAAACCGTGGTGATCAACGGGGTTTCCAAGTCCTACGCCATGACTGGCTGGCGGATCGGTTATGCCGCGGCGCCGGCGGCTGTGGCCAAGGCCATGGCCGACCTGCAGAGCCATTCCACTTCCAACCCCACATCCATAGCCCAGGCCGCCAGTGTGGCCGCTTTAACCGGTACGCAGCAGCCGCTGCAGGATATGTTGCGCGAGTTCAACCGGCGGCGCGACTTCATGCTGGAAAGGATCCGGCAGATTCCCGGTGTGCAATGCCGGCAGCCGGGGGGTGCCTTCTACCTTTTTCCCGATGTGAGCAGTTACTTTGGGAAATCATACCGGGGCAGGGTGGTGAGCAGCGCCTCGGATCTGGCCGACCTGTTGCTGGAGGAAGCCAGGGTGGCGCTGGTGCCGGGCATTGCCTTCGGGGATGATAGATTTATCCGCCTTTCCTATGCCACTTCCATGGAAAAGATTGCGCAGGGGCTGGAGCGGATTGCCGCTCTGCTGGATGGGATAAAATAA
- a CDS encoding LL-diaminopimelate aminotransferase: MPFAEAQRIKNLPPYLFARIEKLIADKKAAGVDIISLGIGDPDLPTPDYIIDELCRQARVAENHQYPSSVGLLSYRQAVADWYKQRFGVELDPKTQVVSLIGSKEGIAHISWCYLDPGDIVLVPDPGYPVYAGGAILAGAQPYYMPLTRENGFLPDLDAIPADIARRAKMMFINYPNNPTGAVADDAFYRRVIDFAREYNILVCHDAAYSEVSYDGYRPPSFLQFPGASEVGIEFNSVSKAYNMTGWRIGWAAGNPAVVEALGRLKSNLDSGQFQAVQYAAIAGLTAPQDFVFQMQKVYQERRDMLVNALNEMGWQLEKPRATFYIWAPVPKGYTSESFAEAVLEKAAVVVTPGTGYGPSGAGYVRMSLTLPTARLEEAVERLKKHIGPVSF; the protein is encoded by the coding sequence TTGCCATTTGCCGAAGCACAACGCATAAAAAATCTCCCCCCCTATTTGTTTGCCCGCATTGAGAAATTGATTGCCGATAAAAAAGCGGCCGGGGTGGACATTATCAGCCTGGGGATTGGCGACCCCGACCTGCCCACCCCCGACTATATAATTGACGAACTCTGCCGCCAGGCGCGGGTGGCCGAGAACCACCAGTATCCTTCCTCCGTGGGCCTGCTGTCCTACCGGCAGGCCGTGGCCGATTGGTATAAACAGCGCTTTGGTGTGGAACTGGATCCCAAAACCCAGGTGGTCTCGCTGATCGGGTCCAAAGAGGGGATTGCCCACATTTCCTGGTGCTACCTGGATCCGGGGGATATCGTGCTGGTCCCCGACCCGGGTTACCCGGTTTACGCAGGCGGTGCCATCCTGGCCGGAGCACAGCCCTACTATATGCCCTTAACCCGCGAGAACGGCTTTTTGCCCGACCTGGATGCCATTCCCGCCGATATCGCCCGGCGGGCCAAAATGATGTTCATCAACTATCCCAACAACCCCACCGGGGCGGTGGCTGACGATGCCTTTTACCGGCGGGTGATAGACTTCGCCCGGGAGTACAACATCCTGGTCTGCCATGACGCGGCCTACTCCGAGGTTTCCTACGACGGGTACCGCCCGCCCAGCTTTTTGCAGTTTCCCGGGGCCAGCGAAGTGGGGATAGAGTTCAACTCGGTCTCCAAGGCTTACAACATGACCGGCTGGCGGATAGGCTGGGCTGCCGGTAATCCGGCCGTGGTGGAGGCGCTGGGGCGGCTGAAGTCCAACCTGGATTCCGGGCAGTTCCAGGCGGTGCAATACGCGGCCATCGCCGGCCTGACCGCGCCCCAGGACTTTGTTTTCCAGATGCAAAAGGTATATCAGGAGCGGCGGGATATGCTGGTAAATGCCTTGAATGAAATGGGCTGGCAGCTGGAGAAGCCGCGGGCGACCTTTTACATCTGGGCCCCCGTGCCCAAAGGTTACACTTCGGAGAGCTTTGCCGAAGCGGTGCTGGAAAAGGCGGCCGTGGTGGTCACGCCTGGCACTGGATACGGCCCCAGCGGGGCGGGGTATGTCCGCATGTCTCTGACATTGCCCACCGCGCGGCTTGAGGAGGCTGTGGAACGCCTGAAAAAGCACATCGGACCGGTCAGTTTTTAA